The genomic window CGCGGTCCGCGTGAACTGGTTCAGCGCAGCTTTCGATGCGCGATAAGAATACCAACCGCCGAGCGCATTGTCGCCGATGCTGCCGACCCGGGCGGACAGCGTCGCGAAGACGGCTTTTCCCTCTCGCGGCAGCAGCGGCAGATAATGCTTCATGATGAGGGCCGGGCCGATGGCATTGAGCGCGAATGCCTTTGCCATGTGCGGGGGCTCAAGCTCGCGCAAAGCCTTTTCCGGCCTGTGCTTGTCATCGTGGAGAAAGCCTGTGGCATCGATGACGAGGCGGATTGCCCCATCACCCTGGGCGACGGCCTTTGCCGACCCAGCGATGCTCTCCTCGTCCTCCAGTACCAATGCCGGATCGGTGCGCCGTCCGATGAGCATGACGTCGGCAAATGCGGAACTTGCTTCGAGTGCGTGAGCGAGCGCCGTGCCGATGCCGCCGGTGCCGATCACGATGGCGCGACCGCCTGTTTCAAAAGATGTGAGGATCATGAGGCATGAAATGGAACGCGGCCACGGGATGTCCATTCCCCTCGCGCAGAATGCGTCCTAATCATCGAATTGGCGCATGGCAGCGGCTCGACTATGCTCGCGTCGCGGACCGACCACATTCATCAAGCGAGTTTCCCCGACATGATCGAAACTGTTGAGACCACGCCTTTCCGTGATCAGAAGCCCGGTACGTCGGGGCTTCGCAAGAAGGTCCCGGAATTCCAGAAGCGTGGCTATGTGGAGAACTTCCTGCAATCCATCTTCGATGCGCAGGAAGGCTATGAGGGCAAGACCCTGGTCGTTGGCGGAGACGGCCGGTTCTATAATGAGGATGTCATTCAGACTGCGATCCGGATGGCGCTCGCCAACGGGTTTGGCCGCATCCTGATCGGGCAAAACGGCATCCTGTCTACGCCTGCGGCATCCAATGTCATCCGCAAATACAAGGCCTTCGGTGGCATCATCCTGTCGGCCAGCCACAATCCGGGCGGCCCGAATGAAGACTTCGGCATCAAGTACAATGGTGCCAATGGCGGACCGGCCTCAGAGACGGTGACCGGCGCGATTTACGAGCGCAGCCTGGTGATCGATCGCTACAAGACGATGGACATCCCGCAGGTCGACCTCTCGCGCATCGGCAGGGTCGACGTCGCCGGTGGTGTGGTCGAAATCATCGACCCAGTCGCCGACTACGCCGATCTGATGGAGACGCTGTTCGATTTTGCGGCCATTCGCGATCTTTTCGCGTCAGGCTTCCGCATGCAGTTCGACGCGATGAGCGCCGTCACCGGCCCTTATGCGGAAGAGATCTTCGTGAAGCGGCTCGGCGCCGATCCGGCAGCGATGATGAACACCACGCCGCTGCCCGATTTCGGCGGGCATCATCCAGACCCCAATCTCGTGCATGCCAAGGAGCTCTATGCCGCGATGATGGCCGAGGACGGGCCCGATTTTGGCGCCGCGTCCGATGGCGACGGAGACCGCAACCTGATCATCGGCAAGGGCATGTACGTCACGCCATCAGATTCGCTTGCCATGCTTGCCGCGAATGCGCATCTCGCACCCGGCTATGCCAAGGGCATTGCCGGCATTGCACGGTCGATGCCGACGAGCCAGGCAGCAGACCGCGTAGCCGAAGCGCGTGGCCTGCCATGCTTCGAGACGCCGACAGGCTGGAAATTCTTCGGCAATCTGCTGGATGCCGGCAAGGTGACGATCTGCGGCGAGGAGAGTGCCGGAACTGGATCGGATCATGTGCGTGAAAAGGACGGGCTTTGGGCCGTTCTGCTATGGCTGAACGTGCTTGCCGTACGGCGCCAGTCGGTGGCCGAGATCGCGCGCGATCATTGGGCAACCTTCGGACGCAACTACTATGCCCGGCACGATTACGAGGCGCTGGACACGGCAACGGCTGATGACATGGTCGCAGCACTGCGCGAAAGGCTGCCGTCGCTTGTCGGGCGAACTTTCGGCAATCGGACGATAAGAGCGGCGGACGATTTTGCCTATCATGATCAGGTTGATGGATCGTCGAGCGCCAAGCAGGGCATTCGCGTCTTCTTCGATGACGGTGCGCGGATCGTTTATCGGCTTTCAGGCACCGGCACGACCGGCGCCACTCTCCGCGTATATCTGGAGCGCTATGAGCCGAACGACGGCAATCTCTCCATGCAGACCAATGATGCTCTGGCTGACCTCGTGACGGCGGCGGACGAAATTGCCGAGATTTCGGCCCGGACGGGTCGTGTATCCGCAGATGTGATCACCTGACGGGCAAAAGACCTGCATGACTGAATGGTGGGGTGGTCCAGACGCTGGACCGGCCCACCTCCGGCATGCTAGGAAAAGCCATACTCTGGAATTATTCTAATGTTCCATTGCCGATTCACTTGGACGGATCTGACACCCGATGCGCCTGACCAAACAGACCAACTACGCCGTTCGCATGCTGATGTATTGTGCATCGGCAGACGAAGGCAGCTTGAGCCGTGTTTCGGAAATCGCCAAGGCGTACGGCGTATCTGAACTGTTCCTGTTCAAGATTCTGCAGCCGCTGGTCGAAGCCGGGCTGATGGAAACCGTACGCGGGCGCAAGGGCGGCGTGCGTCTCGCGCGTCTTGCATCGGACATCACGCTCTATGACGTCGTGCGGGTTACCGAAGATAACTTCGCGATGGCGGAATGTTTCGAAAACGACGCGGCTGAATGCCCGCTCGTTGAATCCTGCGCGCTGAATTCGGCACTTTACAAGGCGCTGAACGCCTTTTTCGCCGTTCTGCAGGACTACACCATTGCCGATCTGGTGCAGAACCGGCCGCAAATGCGGATGCTGCTCAACATGATGCAGGGCGAGGCGGTCGCCGTTCAGTGAGTTTAAAGGTTGGCCGGCTGAGTATCAGCCGACCGTCGCTGGTTTGGCTGTCACCTGGGCCAGGCGCGCTGGCCGGCTGGACAGGAAGATATCTCCGATCGTTTCC from Georhizobium profundi includes these protein-coding regions:
- a CDS encoding SDR family oxidoreductase codes for the protein MILTSFETGGRAIVIGTGGIGTALAHALEASSAFADVMLIGRRTDPALVLEDEESIAGSAKAVAQGDGAIRLVIDATGFLHDDKHRPEKALRELEPPHMAKAFALNAIGPALIMKHYLPLLPREGKAVFATLSARVGSIGDNALGGWYSYRASKAALNQFTRTAAIELRRTRPHAICCALHPGTVATDLSAPFSKQGLSIQQPHEAAENLLMVIDRLQNEDNAGFFDHKGLPITW
- the rirA gene encoding iron-responsive transcriptional regulator RirA, whose amino-acid sequence is MRLTKQTNYAVRMLMYCASADEGSLSRVSEIAKAYGVSELFLFKILQPLVEAGLMETVRGRKGGVRLARLASDITLYDVVRVTEDNFAMAECFENDAAECPLVESCALNSALYKALNAFFAVLQDYTIADLVQNRPQMRMLLNMMQGEAVAVQ
- a CDS encoding alpha-D-glucose phosphate-specific phosphoglucomutase — protein: MIETVETTPFRDQKPGTSGLRKKVPEFQKRGYVENFLQSIFDAQEGYEGKTLVVGGDGRFYNEDVIQTAIRMALANGFGRILIGQNGILSTPAASNVIRKYKAFGGIILSASHNPGGPNEDFGIKYNGANGGPASETVTGAIYERSLVIDRYKTMDIPQVDLSRIGRVDVAGGVVEIIDPVADYADLMETLFDFAAIRDLFASGFRMQFDAMSAVTGPYAEEIFVKRLGADPAAMMNTTPLPDFGGHHPDPNLVHAKELYAAMMAEDGPDFGAASDGDGDRNLIIGKGMYVTPSDSLAMLAANAHLAPGYAKGIAGIARSMPTSQAADRVAEARGLPCFETPTGWKFFGNLLDAGKVTICGEESAGTGSDHVREKDGLWAVLLWLNVLAVRRQSVAEIARDHWATFGRNYYARHDYEALDTATADDMVAALRERLPSLVGRTFGNRTIRAADDFAYHDQVDGSSSAKQGIRVFFDDGARIVYRLSGTGTTGATLRVYLERYEPNDGNLSMQTNDALADLVTAADEIAEISARTGRVSADVIT